In Streptomyces asoensis, a single genomic region encodes these proteins:
- a CDS encoding ABC transporter ATP-binding protein, whose translation MSESERLLFGGPLRYDTGWNQHRDAFLELNVRAMVTRLPSLLGSSLRLARQADPRAARVVLGAEIARGVAQAVGLLAMNAVLGRLVTGGPIDERLRGAAPALAVMTVVLLAGALLRAASTYATGRLEPKVERVATELYLERAAAVELAAIEDHAFHKLLDTAQYGARSSRYMISHGTRVVNAMISLTASAGVLTVLHPLLLPLLVTMTLPSAWSALTNARRRYESFHTWVQHARAGHLIAGLLTEPAAAPEIRVHGVGPFLLRHFRAMSETAEAEQARLARLAARTGLFAATWTGLATLATYATLGGLLLTGTMALAVAGTAVIAIRSGSASLNTLVLEVNQLHEEALFVGDLQRLYVEAAERAIPVGGAALPEEPREIRFENVTFGYPGESARPALDDVSLSLPLGRIIALVGENGSGKTTLVKLLAGLYRPDRGRILWDGVDAADADRRQLAERIAMVAQDFKRWPFTARVNVAIGRSGAPLTEERLAASIAEAGAQEVVSDLPRGLDTLLARHFSGGHELSGGQWQRLGIARAAYRRGRILVVDEPTAALDARAELEVFEKIRALADGGQTVVLITHRLASVRHADLVHVLDQGRLVESGTPDELLAGGGVYAELYTLQAEQFSAPVPAPSQAGAGAG comes from the coding sequence GTGTCGGAGTCGGAGCGCCTGCTCTTCGGCGGCCCCCTGCGCTACGACACGGGCTGGAACCAGCACCGCGACGCCTTCCTGGAACTGAACGTCCGCGCCATGGTGACCCGGCTGCCGTCCCTGCTGGGCTCCAGTCTGCGGCTCGCCCGCCAGGCCGACCCGAGGGCCGCCCGCGTCGTCCTGGGCGCCGAGATCGCCCGGGGCGTGGCGCAGGCGGTGGGCCTGCTCGCCATGAACGCCGTCCTGGGACGGCTCGTCACCGGCGGCCCGATCGACGAGCGGCTGCGCGGCGCCGCTCCCGCCCTGGCCGTCATGACCGTCGTCCTGCTCGCCGGGGCGCTGCTGCGGGCCGCGTCGACGTACGCCACCGGGCGCCTCGAACCCAAGGTGGAACGGGTGGCCACCGAGCTGTACCTGGAGCGGGCGGCCGCGGTCGAGCTCGCCGCGATCGAGGACCACGCCTTCCACAAGCTGCTCGACACCGCGCAGTACGGGGCACGGTCCAGCCGCTACATGATCAGTCACGGCACGCGCGTGGTGAACGCGATGATCTCGCTGACCGCGTCGGCCGGCGTCCTCACCGTGCTCCACCCGCTCCTGCTGCCGCTGCTCGTGACGATGACGCTGCCCAGCGCGTGGAGCGCCCTGACCAACGCCCGGCGCCGCTACGAGTCCTTCCACACCTGGGTGCAGCACGCGCGCGCGGGGCATCTGATCGCCGGTCTGCTCACCGAGCCGGCGGCCGCGCCCGAGATCCGCGTCCACGGCGTCGGCCCCTTCCTGCTGCGGCACTTCCGCGCCATGTCGGAGACCGCGGAGGCGGAGCAGGCCCGGCTGGCCCGGCTCGCGGCCCGCACCGGACTGTTCGCGGCGACCTGGACGGGCCTGGCGACCCTGGCGACGTACGCCACGCTGGGCGGGCTGCTGCTCACCGGGACGATGGCGCTCGCGGTGGCGGGCACGGCCGTCATCGCGATCCGCAGCGGCTCGGCGAGCCTGAACACGCTCGTCCTGGAGGTCAACCAGCTGCACGAGGAGGCGCTGTTCGTGGGCGACCTCCAGCGGCTGTACGTGGAGGCGGCCGAACGGGCCATCCCGGTGGGCGGCGCGGCGCTGCCGGAGGAGCCGCGGGAGATCCGCTTCGAGAACGTCACGTTCGGCTATCCGGGCGAGTCGGCGCGGCCCGCGCTCGACGACGTCAGCCTCTCGCTGCCGCTCGGCAGGATCATCGCGCTCGTCGGCGAGAACGGCTCCGGCAAGACCACTCTGGTGAAGCTGCTCGCGGGACTGTACAGGCCGGACCGGGGGCGGATCCTGTGGGACGGCGTGGACGCGGCGGACGCGGACCGGCGGCAGCTGGCCGAGCGCATCGCGATGGTGGCGCAGGACTTCAAGCGGTGGCCGTTCACGGCGCGGGTCAACGTCGCCATCGGCCGCTCCGGCGCCCCGCTCACCGAGGAACGGCTCGCCGCGTCGATCGCCGAGGCGGGTGCGCAGGAGGTCGTGTCGGACCTGCCGCGCGGCCTGGACACCTTGCTGGCCCGGCACTTCAGCGGCGGCCACGAACTGTCCGGCGGCCAATGGCAGCGCCTGGGCATCGCGCGGGCCGCCTACCGGCGCGGACGCATCCTGGTCGTGGACGAGCCGACGGCGGCCCTGGACGCCCGTGCCGAGCTGGAGGTCTTCGAGAAGATCCGTGCCCTCGCGGACGGCGGGCAGACGGTGGTGCTGATCACCCACCGGCTGGCGTCGGTCCGGCACGCCGACCTGGTGCACGTACTGGACCAGGGCCGGCTGGTGGAGTCGGGAACGCCGGACGAGCTGCTGGCGGGCGGCGGGGTCTACGCGGAGCTGTACACGCTCCAGGCCGAGCAGTTCTCGGCGCCGGTGCCCGCTCCGTCACAGGCGGGGGCGGGGGCGGGCTGA
- a CDS encoding helix-turn-helix domain-containing protein, translating to MSEPRSAPTVGQVVLGRRLLDLRERAGLKREEAARILRVAPATVRRMEMAEVSLKIPYLQLLLKAYGVTDEEAEGFVRLAEDANRPGWWQRFHDVLPGWFSMHVSLEGAAALIRQYEPHFVPGLLQTEDYARGVLKSGAIGQTRPEDIERLVDLRMQRQDLLTRQDAPRLWFVMDETVLRRPVGGPEVMRAQIDKLLDATELPHVTLQIAPFENGPHPGTYGPFVLFRFAMPELPDMVYSEYLTGAVYLDARTEVATHLEVMDRMAAQAATAHRTKEILRDLRKEL from the coding sequence GTGAGCGAACCGCGGTCCGCGCCGACGGTCGGACAGGTCGTCCTCGGTCGGCGCCTGCTGGACCTGCGGGAACGCGCCGGGCTCAAGCGCGAGGAGGCCGCCCGCATCCTGCGGGTCGCGCCCGCCACGGTCCGCCGCATGGAGATGGCCGAGGTCAGCCTCAAGATTCCGTACCTCCAGCTGCTGCTGAAGGCCTACGGCGTCACCGACGAGGAGGCCGAGGGCTTCGTCCGGCTCGCCGAGGACGCGAACCGGCCGGGCTGGTGGCAGCGCTTCCACGACGTCCTGCCCGGCTGGTTCTCGATGCACGTCAGCCTCGAGGGCGCCGCCGCCCTGATCCGCCAGTACGAGCCCCACTTCGTGCCCGGCCTGCTCCAGACCGAGGACTACGCGCGAGGCGTCCTGAAGTCCGGCGCCATCGGCCAGACCCGCCCGGAGGACATCGAGCGCCTCGTCGACCTGCGCATGCAGCGCCAGGACCTGCTCACCCGTCAGGACGCGCCGCGGCTGTGGTTCGTGATGGACGAGACGGTGCTGCGTCGCCCGGTCGGCGGCCCGGAGGTGATGCGCGCGCAGATCGACAAACTGCTCGACGCCACGGAGCTGCCCCACGTGACCCTCCAGATCGCGCCGTTCGAGAACGGGCCGCATCCGGGCACGTACGGGCCCTTCGTGCTGTTCCGATTCGCCATGCCGGAGCTTCCGGACATGGTCTACAGCGAGTACCTGACCGGCGCCGTCTACCTCGACGCCCGCACCGAGGTGGCGACCCACCTCGAGGTCATGGACCGCATGGCGGCGCAGGCCGCTACTGCACATCGCACGAAGGAGATCCTCCGGGATCTCCGCAAGGAGTTGTGA
- a CDS encoding DUF397 domain-containing protein → MNRIKTQSGPRVRAQRIYNGMPARDLGSEGWHKPWSGGNGGNCLEAMKLADGRIAVRQSTDPDGPALIYTSDEMTAFIEGAKAGEADFLLS, encoded by the coding sequence ATGAACCGCATCAAGACCCAGTCCGGGCCGCGGGTCCGCGCCCAGCGGATCTACAACGGCATGCCCGCCCGGGATCTGGGCAGCGAGGGCTGGCACAAGCCGTGGAGCGGCGGTAACGGAGGCAACTGCCTGGAAGCGATGAAGCTCGCCGACGGCCGCATCGCCGTCCGCCAGTCGACCGACCCCGACGGGCCGGCCCTGATCTACACGAGCGACGAGATGACGGCCTTCATCGAGGGAGCCAAGGCGGGGGAGGCGGACTTCCTGTTGTCCTGA
- a CDS encoding SAM-dependent methyltransferase — protein MTGQEPAGAPEIDTSKPHPARMYDWYLGGKDNYPVDEAMGRQMLALDPRVPVMARVNRAFMHRSTRWLAENGVRQFLDVGTGIPTEPNLHQIAQRIAPDSRVVYCDNDPIVLAHAAALLRSTPDGVTEYLQADVRDPDAVLEGAGKILDLDRPVALSLVALLHFVSDEDGAHELVDRLLAPLAPGSYLVMTHATADFSPQESAAATEKLKAAGVTLALRSRERFTRFFDGLELVEPGVAVVPDWHPELGDPVPGQDDGVIPGYGAVGRKN, from the coding sequence ATGACCGGGCAGGAACCCGCCGGAGCCCCCGAGATCGACACCAGCAAGCCCCACCCCGCCCGGATGTACGACTGGTACCTCGGCGGCAAGGACAACTACCCCGTCGACGAGGCCATGGGCCGCCAGATGCTCGCGCTCGACCCCCGGGTGCCGGTGATGGCACGAGTCAACCGGGCCTTCATGCACCGCTCCACCCGCTGGCTGGCCGAGAACGGCGTACGCCAGTTCCTGGACGTCGGCACGGGCATCCCGACCGAGCCCAACCTGCACCAGATCGCCCAGCGGATCGCACCCGACTCCCGCGTGGTCTACTGCGACAACGACCCGATCGTCCTGGCCCACGCGGCCGCTCTGCTGCGCAGCACGCCCGACGGCGTCACGGAGTACCTCCAGGCGGACGTCCGCGATCCGGACGCGGTCCTGGAGGGTGCCGGGAAGATCCTGGACCTCGACCGGCCGGTGGCGCTGTCGCTCGTCGCCCTGCTGCACTTCGTCTCCGACGAGGACGGCGCGCACGAACTGGTCGACCGCCTGCTCGCGCCGCTCGCCCCGGGCAGCTACCTGGTGATGACCCACGCCACCGCCGACTTCTCCCCGCAGGAGTCGGCGGCGGCCACGGAGAAGCTCAAGGCCGCGGGCGTCACCCTCGCCCTGCGCTCGCGCGAGCGGTTCACCCGCTTCTTCGACGGGCTCGAACTGGTCGAACCCGGCGTCGCGGTCGTCCCCGACTGGCACCCCGAACTCGGGGACCCGGTACCGGGCCAGGACGACGGCGTGATTCCGGGATACGGGGCGGTGGGCCGCAAGAACTGA
- a CDS encoding PLP-dependent aminotransferase family protein, with amino-acid sequence MAESWVDAAERIGVDLHLDPAGPGGRRAALIRALREAVRGGRLPPGTRLPPYRSLAADLGVARNTVADAYAELVAEGWLTARQGSGTRVAMGVPTTPPAQGARARDVRPAGRRPPAEVPSRARGPLHDLRQGTPDASSFPRSAWLASYRRALQEAPHEVFGPGDPAGRRELREALAEYLARARGVRAEPGRIVICSGFAHALRLLFAPGGAVLRGPLAVEGYGLGFHRGLLASAGVRTVPLPLDADGARVERLARERAVLLTPAHQFPTGGPLHANRRTTVIDWARARDALVLEDDYDGEFRYDRKPVGAVQGLDPERVIYLGSVSKSLSPAVRLGWMVLPERYVGAVLAAKGEREAWASVLDQLSLADLIRSGAYDRHVRRMRQRYRGRRDRLVEALAVRAPHVEVTGIAAGLHAVLRLPPGTERSVVEAAARQGVALDGLDAFRHPDGDTAAQDGLVVGYATPAEHAYGAALEALCGILTPGPDPVPVRDPGPAPTPR; translated from the coding sequence ATGGCGGAGTCATGGGTCGATGCGGCCGAACGGATCGGCGTCGACCTGCATCTCGATCCGGCCGGTCCCGGCGGCCGGCGGGCCGCGCTCATCCGGGCGCTGCGCGAGGCCGTGCGCGGGGGGCGTCTGCCGCCCGGCACCCGGCTGCCGCCCTACCGCTCGCTCGCCGCCGACCTCGGCGTCGCCCGGAACACGGTCGCCGACGCGTACGCGGAACTCGTCGCGGAGGGCTGGCTGACCGCGCGCCAGGGTTCCGGGACCCGGGTCGCCATGGGGGTGCCGACCACACCGCCGGCGCAGGGGGCACGTGCCCGTGACGTACGGCCCGCAGGGCGCCGCCCGCCCGCCGAGGTGCCGTCACGCGCGCGTGGCCCGCTGCACGACCTGCGGCAGGGCACGCCGGACGCCTCCTCGTTCCCCCGCTCGGCCTGGCTGGCCTCCTACCGGCGGGCCCTCCAGGAAGCGCCCCACGAGGTGTTCGGGCCCGGCGACCCGGCCGGACGGCGGGAACTGCGGGAGGCCCTCGCCGAGTACCTGGCACGCGCGCGTGGCGTGCGGGCCGAGCCCGGGCGCATCGTCATCTGCTCGGGGTTCGCCCACGCGCTGCGGCTGCTGTTCGCGCCCGGCGGCGCCGTCCTGCGCGGTCCGCTCGCCGTGGAGGGGTACGGCCTGGGCTTCCACCGCGGGCTGCTGGCCTCGGCGGGCGTGCGCACGGTCCCCCTGCCGCTGGACGCGGACGGCGCGCGCGTGGAGCGGCTGGCGCGCGAGCGGGCGGTGCTGCTGACCCCCGCGCACCAGTTCCCGACCGGCGGTCCCCTGCACGCGAACCGCCGGACCACCGTGATCGACTGGGCTCGCGCGCGTGACGCGCTGGTCCTGGAGGACGACTACGACGGCGAGTTCCGCTACGACCGCAAGCCCGTCGGCGCCGTCCAGGGTCTCGACCCCGAGCGGGTGATCTACCTCGGCTCGGTCAGCAAGAGCCTGTCGCCCGCGGTGCGCCTCGGCTGGATGGTGCTGCCCGAGCGGTACGTCGGCGCGGTTCTCGCGGCCAAGGGCGAGCGGGAGGCCTGGGCGAGCGTCCTGGACCAGCTGAGTCTGGCCGACCTCATCCGGTCCGGGGCGTACGACCGTCATGTACGGCGGATGCGGCAGCGGTACCGCGGGCGGCGTGACCGGCTGGTCGAGGCGCTGGCCGTCCGGGCGCCGCACGTCGAGGTCACGGGTATCGCGGCGGGGCTGCACGCGGTGCTGCGGCTGCCGCCCGGGACCGAGCGGTCCGTCGTCGAGGCGGCCGCCCGGCAGGGGGTCGCCCTGGACGGCCTGGACGCCTTCCGGCATCCGGACGGCGACACGGCGGCGCAGGACGGACTCGTCGTCGGCTACGCGACCCCGGCGGAACACGCCTACGGGGCGGCACTGGAGGCGCTGTGCGGCATCCTGACCCCGGGTCCGGACCCGGTGCCGGTGCGCGACCCGGGGCCGGCCCCGACCCCCCGCTGA
- a CDS encoding glutamate synthase subunit beta, which translates to MADPKGFMTTPREEWPRRPVQERVGDWDEVYVPGALLPLISRQADRCMDCGIPFCHDACPLGNLIPEWNDLVSREDWRAASDRLHATNNFPEFTGRLCPAPCEAGCVLAINQPAVTIKNVEVAIADRAWEDGLTPPRPPDRLSGKTVAVIGSGPTGLAAAQQLTRAGHTVAVYEKDDRVGGLMRYGIPSFKMEKHHLDRRIEQMRAEGTRFRTSTTVGRDVMAADLRVRYDAVVIATGATDWRELHVPGRELTGIQQAMEYLPLANRVGEGDLTASPMSAAGKHVVIVGGGDTGADCLGTAVREGAASVTQLDIYAQPGAERDEDTDPWPTYPKIYRLSAAHEEARDLVSAPAADADARLFAASTLRFTGDETGHVRSLHLVEVDERRRPVEGTSRALPADLVLLALGFSGPDREDGLVEQLGVSLSPRGTIARDGGFATDVPGVFAAGDAARGQSLIVWAIAEGRAVASAVDRHLTGSSRLPSPIGPYDRPMSI; encoded by the coding sequence ATGGCCGATCCCAAGGGATTCATGACCACCCCGCGCGAGGAGTGGCCGCGCCGGCCGGTCCAGGAGCGGGTCGGGGACTGGGACGAGGTGTACGTCCCCGGGGCGCTGCTGCCCCTGATCAGCCGGCAGGCCGACCGTTGCATGGACTGCGGGATCCCGTTCTGCCACGACGCCTGTCCGCTCGGGAACCTGATCCCCGAGTGGAACGACCTGGTCTCCCGGGAGGACTGGCGGGCGGCCAGTGACCGGCTGCACGCGACGAACAACTTCCCCGAGTTCACGGGCAGGTTGTGCCCCGCGCCCTGCGAGGCCGGGTGCGTGCTCGCCATCAACCAGCCGGCCGTCACCATCAAGAACGTCGAGGTCGCCATCGCCGACCGGGCGTGGGAGGACGGTCTCACCCCGCCGCGGCCTCCGGACCGGCTGTCGGGCAAGACGGTCGCGGTGATCGGTTCGGGACCCACCGGGCTGGCCGCGGCGCAGCAGTTGACCCGGGCGGGGCACACCGTCGCCGTCTACGAGAAGGACGACCGGGTCGGCGGCCTGATGAGGTACGGGATCCCCTCCTTCAAGATGGAGAAGCACCACCTGGATCGGCGGATCGAGCAGATGCGGGCCGAGGGCACGAGGTTCCGCACGTCGACCACGGTCGGGCGGGACGTCATGGCGGCGGATCTGCGGGTCCGCTACGACGCCGTGGTGATCGCCACCGGTGCCACCGACTGGCGTGAACTGCACGTTCCCGGGCGGGAGTTGACCGGGATCCAGCAGGCCATGGAGTATCTGCCGCTGGCCAACCGGGTCGGCGAGGGGGATCTCACGGCCTCCCCGATGTCCGCCGCCGGGAAGCACGTCGTCATCGTCGGCGGGGGCGACACGGGCGCCGACTGCCTGGGCACGGCGGTCCGCGAGGGCGCCGCGTCCGTCACCCAGCTCGACATCTACGCGCAGCCCGGCGCGGAGCGCGACGAGGACACCGATCCCTGGCCGACGTATCCGAAGATCTACCGGCTCTCGGCGGCGCACGAGGAGGCGCGCGATCTGGTGTCCGCCCCGGCGGCCGACGCGGACGCGCGGCTGTTCGCCGCGTCCACGCTCCGTTTCACCGGGGACGAGACGGGACACGTGCGGTCGCTGCACCTCGTCGAGGTCGACGAGCGGCGCAGGCCGGTGGAGGGCACCTCGCGGGCCCTGCCCGCCGATCTCGTGCTGCTCGCCCTCGGCTTCTCGGGCCCCGACCGCGAGGACGGTCTCGTGGAGCAGCTCGGGGTGTCACTGTCGCCGCGCGGCACGATCGCGCGGGACGGCGGCTTCGCGACCGACGTCCCCGGGGTGTTCGCGGCGGGGGACGCGGCGCGCGGGCAGTCACTGATCGTGTGGGCCATAGCGGAGGGGCGGGCGGTGGCCTCGGCCGTCGACCGTCATCTGACGGGGAGTTCACGACTGCCCTCGCCGATCGGACCGTACGACCGTCCGATGAGCATCTGA
- a CDS encoding DUF1772 domain-containing protein: protein MIEGPYLLLAVVGSLVTGLMAGVFCAFSVLVMRGFAALPPAQGVAAMKAINSSATTPAFMVLFLGAAVLCAVIAVVTFVLWPDDGAVHLLLGSALYLCGAFGVTVVANVPRNEELAGLEPGTPEALAYWPVYLRQWTRWNHVRAVASAASAVVYVLALV, encoded by the coding sequence ATGATCGAGGGACCGTATCTGCTGCTCGCGGTGGTGGGCTCGCTGGTCACAGGGCTGATGGCGGGGGTCTTCTGCGCCTTCTCGGTCCTGGTGATGCGGGGGTTCGCCGCGCTGCCTCCCGCCCAGGGTGTCGCGGCGATGAAGGCGATCAACTCCTCCGCGACGACCCCGGCGTTCATGGTCCTGTTCCTCGGCGCGGCGGTCCTGTGCGCGGTGATCGCCGTGGTGACGTTCGTGCTGTGGCCGGACGACGGGGCGGTCCACCTGCTGCTGGGCAGCGCGCTGTACCTGTGCGGCGCGTTCGGGGTGACCGTGGTGGCCAACGTGCCGCGCAACGAGGAACTGGCGGGACTGGAGCCCGGCACGCCGGAGGCGCTCGCGTACTGGCCGGTCTACCTGCGGCAGTGGACGCGGTGGAACCACGTACGGGCGGTCGCGTCCGCGGCCTCGGCGGTCGTGTACGTCCTCGCCCTGGTCTGA
- a CDS encoding DUF2293 domain-containing protein has translation MAAAALPTRVSPTGLVVVQPLRRRHCAGCRRGPVAMLVLEDAAPRCLDCADLGHLVFLPRGDTALTRRSREESGLSAVVVRFNRRKGRYERQGVLVEEAALVRAEERCLADAEARRRRRARDARRRAALDARFAQAFAAEILRLLPGCPRERAAGIAAHASLRGSGRVGRSAAGRALSETAVVSAVVASVRHLDTPYDRLLMSGVPRREARRQIMADVETRIRTWREAAAGDEDGAGAEDEEEDAAGSTSGFPLEVRGGTGQDLRSTAGS, from the coding sequence ATGGCAGCCGCAGCCCTCCCGACCCGCGTCTCCCCCACCGGACTCGTCGTCGTCCAGCCGCTCCGGCGCAGGCACTGCGCCGGATGCCGTCGCGGTCCGGTGGCGATGCTGGTGCTGGAGGACGCCGCGCCGCGCTGCCTCGACTGCGCCGACCTGGGGCACCTGGTGTTCCTGCCGCGTGGCGACACGGCCCTGACCCGCAGGTCACGGGAGGAGAGCGGGCTGTCGGCGGTGGTGGTCCGGTTCAACCGGCGCAAGGGGCGTTACGAGCGTCAGGGCGTCCTGGTCGAGGAGGCGGCGCTCGTCCGGGCCGAGGAGCGCTGTCTGGCGGACGCGGAGGCGCGACGGCGCCGCCGGGCCCGGGACGCACGGCGCCGGGCGGCACTGGACGCACGCTTCGCGCAGGCGTTCGCGGCCGAGATCCTGCGGCTGCTTCCCGGCTGCCCGCGGGAGCGGGCAGCCGGGATAGCCGCGCACGCCTCGCTGCGGGGCAGCGGCCGGGTGGGGCGCAGCGCCGCGGGACGGGCGTTGTCCGAGACGGCCGTCGTCTCGGCGGTGGTGGCGTCGGTGCGGCATCTGGACACGCCGTACGACCGGCTGCTGATGAGCGGCGTACCCCGGCGCGAGGCCCGGCGGCAGATCATGGCCGACGTGGAGACCCGGATACGGACGTGGCGGGAGGCCGCAGCCGGGGACGAGGACGGAGCCGGCGCTGAGGACGAGGAGGAGGACGCGGCCGGGTCCACGAGCGGATTTCCCCTTGAGGTGCGGGGCGGTACGGGGCAGGATCTCCGGTCGACGGCTGGGAGTTGA
- a CDS encoding uridine kinase, with product MRLEAITWERLGDLLADRLLDTEPQGGGPWTRVALDGAPAARPADLAERIAEALRTRGRPSRVVDTHGFLRSASLRLEYGRHDVEAYYDGWFDTGALWREVFDPLEPNGDGRILPDLRDPVTDRATRSPYVQLPPGGVLLLHGPLLLRHWFPFDLTVHVLLSPAALRRRTPEADRWTLPAFERYAQETDPAAAADVLVRADDPRHPAWGG from the coding sequence GTGCGACTCGAAGCGATCACCTGGGAACGGCTCGGCGACCTCCTCGCCGACCGGCTGCTCGACACGGAACCGCAGGGCGGCGGCCCCTGGACGCGCGTCGCCCTCGACGGCGCGCCGGCCGCCCGTCCCGCGGACCTCGCCGAGCGGATCGCCGAGGCCCTGCGCACCCGCGGCCGCCCCTCGCGGGTCGTGGACACCCACGGCTTCCTGCGCTCCGCCTCCCTCCGCCTGGAGTACGGCCGTCATGACGTCGAGGCCTACTACGACGGCTGGTTCGACACCGGCGCCCTGTGGCGCGAGGTGTTCGACCCCCTCGAACCGAACGGGGACGGGCGGATCCTGCCCGACCTCCGGGACCCCGTCACCGACCGCGCCACCCGGAGCCCTTATGTGCAACTCCCGCCCGGTGGAGTGTTGTTGCTGCACGGACCCCTTCTGCTGCGCCACTGGTTCCCCTTCGACCTGACCGTCCACGTCCTGCTCTCCCCGGCGGCCCTGCGCCGGCGCACCCCCGAAGCCGACCGGTGGACGCTGCCCGCGTTCGAGCGCTACGCCCAGGAGACCGATCCGGCCGCGGCGGCCGACGTCCTCGTCCGCGCCGACGACCCGCGCCACCCCGCCTGGGGCGGCTGA
- a CDS encoding CBS domain-containing protein has product MTTAADIMHRGAQWIPAHETLDRAAQLMRELNVGALPISDENERLCGILTDRDIVVGCVAVGHDPAKVTAGEMAQGTPRWIDAGADVGQVLREMQDHRIRRLPVIEDKRLVGMISEADLARHLPEEQLATWAESVYSMSAPSPH; this is encoded by the coding sequence ATGACCACCGCAGCGGACATCATGCACCGGGGCGCGCAGTGGATCCCCGCCCATGAGACCCTCGACCGCGCCGCCCAGCTCATGCGTGAGCTGAACGTCGGCGCACTGCCGATCAGCGACGAGAACGAGCGGCTCTGCGGCATCCTCACCGACCGGGACATCGTCGTCGGCTGCGTGGCCGTGGGGCACGACCCCGCGAAGGTCACCGCCGGCGAGATGGCGCAGGGCACCCCGCGCTGGATCGACGCGGGCGCGGATGTCGGCCAGGTGCTGCGCGAGATGCAGGACCACCGGATCCGCCGGCTGCCCGTCATCGAGGACAAGCGCCTGGTGGGCATGATCAGCGAGGCCGACCTCGCCCGGCACCTGCCCGAGGAACAGCTCGCCACCTGGGCCGAGAGCGTCTACTCCATGTCCGCCCCCTCCCCGCACTGA
- a CDS encoding magnesium and cobalt transport protein CorA, with protein sequence MTMAGNLRRVTGLGGVGGLRRVARLARRRPRVDLSHPARSPLGSSVVNCVTYQDGVRAPHGGDLVDTVRRVRRNGHGFVWLGLHEPTNDEFAGIAELFDLHPLAVEDAVEAHQRPKVERYGETLFAVFKTVCYVEHEELTATSEVVNTGEIMVFVGQDFVITVRHGRHGSLGPLREELESDTTQLAKGPSAVLHAIADHVVDDYLNVIDAVQMDIDQVETDVFAANGARADPGRIYQLKRELLELKRAVVPLGRPLLDLADRPVRVVDPEIQAYFRDVSDHLLRATEQIAAFDELLNSILQAHLAQVTVAQNEDMRKITAWAAVIAVPTMVCGVYGMNFDDMPELHWRFGYPLVIGVITVACWVLYRGFRRNGWL encoded by the coding sequence ATGACCATGGCGGGGAATCTGCGGAGGGTCACCGGCCTCGGAGGGGTCGGCGGCCTGCGCAGGGTGGCACGGCTGGCCCGACGGCGGCCGCGGGTCGACCTGAGTCACCCCGCGCGGTCCCCGCTGGGTTCCTCGGTGGTGAACTGCGTGACGTACCAGGACGGCGTGCGGGCCCCGCACGGCGGGGACCTGGTCGACACGGTGCGACGGGTGCGCAGGAACGGCCACGGTTTCGTGTGGCTCGGTCTGCACGAGCCGACGAACGACGAGTTCGCGGGCATCGCCGAGCTGTTCGACCTGCACCCCCTGGCGGTCGAGGACGCCGTCGAGGCCCATCAGCGGCCGAAGGTCGAGCGGTACGGGGAGACGCTCTTCGCGGTGTTCAAGACGGTCTGCTACGTCGAGCACGAGGAGCTCACGGCGACCAGCGAGGTGGTCAACACCGGCGAGATCATGGTGTTCGTCGGCCAGGACTTCGTGATCACGGTGCGCCACGGCCGGCACGGGTCGCTGGGGCCGCTGCGCGAGGAGCTGGAGTCCGACACGACCCAGCTGGCCAAGGGGCCGTCGGCGGTGCTGCACGCGATCGCGGACCACGTGGTCGACGACTATCTCAACGTCATCGACGCCGTGCAGATGGACATCGACCAGGTCGAGACGGACGTGTTCGCGGCGAACGGCGCCCGCGCCGACCCCGGGCGCATCTACCAGCTCAAGCGCGAACTCCTCGAACTGAAGCGGGCGGTGGTGCCTCTGGGCCGTCCGCTGCTGGACCTCGCGGACCGGCCGGTCCGGGTGGTCGACCCGGAGATACAGGCGTACTTCCGGGACGTCTCCGACCACCTGCTGCGTGCCACCGAGCAGATCGCCGCCTTCGACGAACTGCTCAACTCGATCCTCCAGGCCCACCTGGCGCAGGTCACGGTCGCGCAGAACGAGGACATGCGGAAGATCACGGCCTGGGCCGCGGTGATCGCCGTGCCGACGATGGTCTGCGGTGTGTACGGCATGAACTTCGACGACATGCCGGAGCTGCACTGGAGGTTCGGCTATCCGCTGGTCATCGGCGTGATAACCGTCGCGTGCTGGGTCCTGTACCGCGGCTTCCGGCGCAACGGCTGGCTCTGA